In the Drosophila teissieri strain GT53w chromosome 3R, Prin_Dtei_1.1, whole genome shotgun sequence genome, AGTCAGCTGGCAGAGTCGCGTGGAACATCCTGGCCAGAACTACTCCTTGGTCACTCTGGACGAGCAGGCAGAGAACCTCATGGATGCGGTTAGCATACTTACTCTTTTCATAACCATAATTTCCTAATACCATCCCATCTCAACAGTCAGCGGAACGTTTTGTCGAGTGGCTGAACTCCTTTGGCACCCTGGAAAGCAACTTGACCCCGGAGAAGGTGAAGAACCTTTTTTCCATCAAGGGGGATCGAACTCTGTTGGCCTCCGTGAAGACAGATCCCAAGGAGGTCAACGCCATTGCTCAGACGGTGGCCGATAAATGGAACAAGCCCCATGTGGGTAACCAAAGGAAAATTCACCTATAATCAATATGTAACTTACttaaattattcattatttctaGATGGCCATTGAGCTGAAGTACGAGAAGCACATCAATGACCACGCTTCCCGAGTGAACCAGAAACCCCTGCTAAGTGCATTTGGACGCACTGTTCCGCTGAAGGATCGTCCCTGGCTAAAACGATCCGGAGACACGGCCATCAAGACGGTCTATCCGGAGGATCTGCTGACCCGCGAGAAGATCTTCAAGGGCATCACCCACCTGCGAAGCACCACTGCCCTCATCGACTTTTACCTGGCCCATCCGGAACTGGAGCGGCCACAGTATCTCCTGCAGAGCGGTGACTTTGAGGAGTCCAGCGCCAGTGAATCCGTGGCTGAGGTGCCGCTTTACGAACTTCTGGGATTGCGCTATTAAGCCATTGATTGCCAAGAAGATGATTAGTTAAATTAACAGTTGTCTGTATGTCAATGGTAGCAGTCCAATACAGTCCAATATGTACAAATTCATCAAAACATGTAACAAATGTAAATCTCATTGAACGAATGTATTGAAAATGAAGGTTTATATTAAATCggtttaaaattttgaatgttatattaaaatgtatatactaAGTAGAGAATATGCAGCAGGCCGTAAACTTTATTGCTCAAAATGGGTTCTATAAAGTCAGCGTGGTTTGGATCCAGGGCAGATAGGTGCCCACATTCACGTAGACACCCGGAACTCCTGCCTGGGCGCATCCAATGCCCCACGCCACCAAACCCACCACGTACCACACTCCGTTGCTGGTGCAGACAAGCGGAGAACCCCCATCCCCGGTGCAGGCATCCTTGCCAGCTTCTCCGCCGGCACAGATGAAGCTGGTGGGACTGAGCACGAAGGAGGAGCCCAGTCGGGTGGCCTGCAGCGCCGCCTGGCAATTGGCATTGGGAATCAGGGGCACGTCCACCTGCCGCTCAATGGCCTGGTACGCTCCTGTGGCACCGAAGTCATTCTTGCCCCAACCAGCTACCCAGCACCGCTGACCCACGAAACTGGTGGTGGGCAGACAGACGGTGCCCACCGTGGATTTGCTGGTCAGCGAAACGGGTGTGGACAACTTCAGGATGGCCACGTCGTTCTGCAGATTGGTGGGATTGAAGGACGGATTGACGTACACATTCGAGATGTACACATCCTGGGCGGGAATCGGTTCGCTCGTACTGCTGGCGTCCCATTCCCCCAGACGAACCTTAAACGAAGTGAGCCTACACGATGAAGTCGAAAAGTTGTACAGGCATCTTGGGAAAACATGGAATCGAACTTACGCCAGATTGTAAACTTTGTGGGCGGCGGTCAGAACATGTTGTGCGGTGATCAGAGCTCCACCACCCAGATATACATCCGCGGTGGTCAGCAGTGCGGCCTGCCAAGGATATGCTCCGAAACTGGCCTGTCCAGGTCCTGCGGCGCTGGATCCCGGTGGAGGTGGAAACCTGCGCCCACACTGATAGCTTCCCGCCTGGCAGCAGGCCACCAGACCATAGCTACAGGTCAGCGTGGATGATGTGGTTGGAGCAGTGGGCTAAACAGGAGTGGTAGCGGAATTACCCAATAGTTATATCATTATCTATCCCTTACATAGCCTCCATTGTTCACAATCCTGATGTCAATCTGGCCACTGCCATCGCTGGGTGCGGTGGGCAGTGGATTGGCGCAGGATCCGGGTGGAACGCACTGGCAGTAGCTGGTTCCGGGATTCACGATAGAGGGCACTGGTGGCCAGGTGCCCGGCGGAACCTGCGGCGGCAGCAAGGTGCCCACAATCAGCTGCCTGGCGAGTACTGATGGGCCATAAAATCCGGAACAAGGCTTTGCGTTGATCGGATCCACTTACTTGTGTGATTCGCGGTGCTCGCCACATCGCTGGGTTGGGGCACTCGACTTGTATCCTGGCTGGCGTCCGATTGAACTGGTCCAAAGCTCCAAGCACGCACTCCTAATCCTGATCCGCTGATGAGCCactgcagcagtggcagccaccACAAGCGACCGAACTGAGTCATAGCCAATGACAACTAAATCGAGACGACGACACTGTGGTCGGCTATATAGCGATGGCCTGTCCATAGCTCCCCCCATTAAATTGACTGACGAATGGCCTCCTCTGCTCAGGGATTTTCCCCATTGCAtagaagcaacaaaaaagcaatCATAAAAAGCAAATTAGGGGAGTGGTAACTGCACCACGAAGTGGGGATACTCTTTCCTGTATCTGTCCATATGTAGTATATTTTTACTATATCTATCTAtgtttattaaactttaatcaAGCTATTTGTTACCATGTGTGTATATTGCACACGTAATCATCTATTAAGactaaactaaacaaaagGGTATTTCTGTAAGGTACtatgtatataaagtataGATGCGCCGTGTTGACAACTCTCTGGTTCGATACTTTTTTCAGCTGAATACTTCATTGTTCGAAAACAATTTTGTAGCTGCTCCACATATTTGAGCCATTAAATTTGATTCTAATAACTTAATAGTTTAATTGCAAACAATTTGGCGTCGATTCATGTTTGACACTTTCCGCTTGAAATGCAATCGCATTTCCCCCAACGCCTCGGAAAACTGTTAAAACTGTTAACAACTTGGCACCAGAATTTGTTTAATGATTCACGGCCCACAACATTCCGCTCGATCTAACACTAATCCCCGACTAGAGCTGTTAAACTGGGCGAATGTTAGGTCCGCGATAGGAAAAGCTTTCGAGCTTTCATATCAGGTGTACCTAACTATGTGTAACTTGGTCAGGTTTAATCAGTTCGTGCGGCAAAGTGGAACGAAATGGGTCACCTGCAGTTGGACTTCCATGCCATACCCAAGCTCCATGGTCGGGAGAACTATTGGCAGTGGCGCATCCTGCTGAAGACCTATCTGGAGGCCAACGATCTGTGGAAGCACAACGAGCCCAAGGAGGTAGCTATCCTAATCTCACATTCCAagtatttttaaccttatcaCCAACTAATTTCCAGAGCCTAGAAACCAAATTCCTGATTTTGGCTAGCATTACGGCCGATAAGATTGAGCCATCCTACGATGAACAGACTTGTTCGTACATTTTCCAAAACCTGGAG is a window encoding:
- the LOC122621767 gene encoding uncharacterized protein LOC122621767 codes for the protein MGHLQLDFHAIPKLHGRENYWQWRILLKTYLEANDLWKHNEPKESLETKFLILASITADKIEPSYDEQTCSYIFQNLEGLFGPFS
- the LOC122620311 gene encoding phenoloxidase-activating factor 2 codes for the protein MTQFGRLWWLPLLQWLISGSGLGVRAWSFGPVQSDASQDTSRVPQPSDVASTANHTILARQLIVGTLLPPQVPPGTWPPVPSIVNPGTSYCQCVPPGSCANPLPTAPSDGSGQIDIRIVNNGGYPTAPTTSSTLTCSYGLVACCQAGSYQCGRRFPPPPGSSAAGPGQASFGAYPWQAALLTTADVYLGGGALITAQHVLTAAHKVYNLALTSFKVRLGEWDASSTSEPIPAQDVYISNVYVNPSFNPTNLQNDVAILKLSTPVSLTSKSTVGTVCLPTTSFVGQRCWVAGWGKNDFGATGAYQAIERQVDVPLIPNANCQAALQATRLGSSFVLSPTSFICAGGEAGKDACTGDGGSPLVCTSNGVWYVVGLVAWGIGCAQAGVPGVYVNVGTYLPWIQTTLTL